One bacterium genomic window carries:
- the pal gene encoding peptidoglycan-associated lipoprotein Pal → MKFIKFIIAGLIAVSFFGCMCPTKIKKEFLEEKEKEEKPELTSILKPEEKIEPKPAEETKPTKPDDGKATPEEVKTAIKEGEIPVTPIPPEAKFIKPEEMDSELKEIFRNIYFDFDKYSIREDAAQILKKIGDYLLKNPDIKILIEGHCDERGTREYNLVLGEQRALSARRFLVIMGVSPKRLYTVSYGEDMPADPGHNEEAWAKNRRCEFKIEVKR, encoded by the coding sequence ATGAAATTTATTAAGTTTATAATAGCAGGGTTAATAGCAGTAAGTTTTTTTGGATGTATGTGTCCAACAAAAATAAAAAAGGAATTCCTTGAAGAAAAGGAAAAAGAAGAAAAACCAGAATTGACGAGCATTTTAAAGCCGGAAGAAAAGATTGAACCAAAACCAGCAGAAGAAACGAAACCAACAAAACCAGATGATGGAAAAGCAACACCAGAAGAAGTTAAGACCGCAATTAAAGAGGGAGAAATTCCAGTGACACCTATACCACCAGAGGCAAAATTTATAAAACCAGAAGAAATGGATTCAGAATTAAAAGAGATTTTCCGAAATATTTATTTTGATTTTGATAAATATAGTATAAGAGAAGATGCAGCACAGATATTAAAAAAAATTGGAGATTACTTATTAAAAAATCCTGATATAAAAATTTTGATAGAAGGTCATTGTGATGAAAGAGGGACAAGAGAATATAATCTTGTTCTTGGAGAACAGAGAGCATTGAGTGCAAGGAGATTTCTTGTTATTATGGGTGTTTCTCCAAAAAGATTATATACAGTAAGTTATGGAGAGGATATGCCTGCAGACCCTGGACATAATGAAGAAGCATGGGCAAAAAATAGAAGATGTGAATTTAAAATAGAAGTGAAAAGATGA
- a CDS encoding ThuA domain-containing protein, translating to MKKVIFVWGGWEGHQPKETTEIFAEIMKREGYDVEVYNTLDIFLDKQKMGSVNLIVITWTMGKITSEQTKGLLDAVSSGVGIAGWHGGMGDAFRENTGYQFMVGGQWVAHPGGIVDYEINIVKKDDPIVKGISDFKLKSEQYYMHVDPSNEVLATTTFRNIEFPWIDGTVMPAVWKRIYGKGRVFYASFGHQVSDFEVPEAREIVKRGLIWAVGDL from the coding sequence ATGAAAAAAGTAATTTTTGTCTGGGGCGGATGGGAGGGACATCAGCCAAAAGAGACAACAGAAATTTTTGCTGAAATAATGAAAAGAGAAGGTTATGATGTTGAAGTTTACAATACACTTGATATTTTTCTTGATAAACAAAAAATGGGTTCAGTAAATTTAATTGTAATAACATGGACAATGGGAAAAATAACATCGGAACAGACAAAAGGTTTACTTGATGCTGTCAGTTCAGGTGTTGGAATTGCTGGCTGGCATGGAGGGATGGGAGATGCTTTCAGAGAAAATACAGGATATCAATTTATGGTTGGTGGTCAATGGGTTGCTCATCCAGGAGGAATAGTTGATTATGAAATAAATATAGTAAAAAAAGATGACCCGATAGTAAAAGGTATAAGCGATTTTAAACTTAAATCAGAGCAATATTATATGCATGTAGACCCTTCAAATGAAGTTCTTGCAACAACTACTTTCAGGAATATAGAATTTCCATGGATAGATGGTACAGTTATGCCTGCTGTATGGAAAAGAATATATGGGAAAGGAAGGGTTTTTTATGCATCATTCGGTCATCAGGTAAGTGATTTTGAGGTTCCGGAAGCAAGAGAAATTGTTAAGAGAGGACTTATATGGGCTGTTGGAGATTTATAA
- a CDS encoding amidohydrolase has translation MIKEVDNVVERIKADIINWRRDFHMYPELGFEEYRTSEKIKEVLKKTGIKYEVKGKTGVIGYINKNFSKTIGIRADMDALPIEEQTGLEFSSKNKGIMHACGHDGHVATLLGVGIILNKFKDFLKYNVKLIFQPCEEKLPGGACELIKEGVLENTDFLIGFHFISDIPLNKIYIEKGIVMANTDRFRIIIKGKGGHGSAPDSTNDPVVCSAFLISSLQTIVSRRISPFQPCVVSVCKIKGGEAFNVIPDKVEIGGTVRTFSEKTRKKIKNEMKNICEKIVSSFKCKMDFSYESYSPAVKNDPDFTEIIKKTTKEILSTKFFYKYHPSMGGEDFAFYSKKVPSTYIFIGSGKKSGLHHSSKFNLDERVLPFTVKYLSNLILKLKI, from the coding sequence ATGATTAAAGAAGTGGATAATGTAGTAGAAAGGATTAAAGCGGATATAATTAACTGGAGAAGGGACTTTCATATGTACCCTGAACTTGGATTTGAAGAGTACAGAACTTCTGAGAAAATAAAGGAGGTTTTAAAAAAAACAGGTATAAAATATGAAGTCAAAGGGAAGACAGGAGTTATTGGATATATAAATAAAAATTTTTCAAAGACAATAGGAATAAGAGCGGATATGGATGCCTTACCAATTGAAGAACAAACAGGTCTTGAATTTTCTTCAAAAAATAAAGGCATAATGCATGCCTGTGGTCATGATGGTCATGTGGCAACACTTCTTGGTGTGGGTATAATTCTGAATAAATTTAAGGATTTTTTAAAGTATAATGTAAAACTTATTTTTCAGCCGTGTGAGGAAAAGCTACCTGGAGGTGCATGTGAATTAATAAAAGAAGGTGTTTTAGAAAATACAGATTTTCTTATTGGTTTTCATTTTATATCCGATATTCCACTTAATAAAATTTATATTGAGAAAGGAATAGTTATGGCAAATACGGATAGATTCAGGATAATAATTAAAGGGAAGGGTGGTCATGGAAGTGCACCTGATTCAACAAATGACCCGGTTGTTTGCTCTGCATTTCTGATAAGCAGTTTACAGACAATTGTAAGTAGAAGAATAAGTCCATTTCAGCCGTGTGTAGTTTCTGTATGTAAAATAAAAGGAGGAGAAGCATTTAATGTAATTCCTGATAAAGTTGAAATAGGAGGAACTGTAAGGACATTTTCGGAAAAAACAAGAAAAAAAATTAAAAATGAAATGAAAAATATTTGTGAGAAAATTGTCTCTTCATTTAAATGTAAGATGGATTTTTCTTATGAATCTTACTCACCTGCTGTAAAAAATGACCCTGACTTTACTGAAATAATTAAGAAAACAACTAAAGAAATTCTATCCACAAAGTTTTTCTATAAGTATCATCCATCAATGGGAGGAGAGGACTTCGCTTTTTATTCAAAAAAAGTCCCATCTACATATATTTTTATTGGAAGTGGTAAAAAAAGTGGTTTGCATCACAGTAGTAAATTCAATCTTGATGAGAGAGTTTTACCATTTACAGTTAAGTATTTGAGTAATTTAATTCTGAAACTTAAAATTTAG
- a CDS encoding mechanosensitive ion channel family protein: protein MNEALRNNLLTIIYFAIIIVICLIVKWFWEYFLIRVSKGRELDLKILKRTGKGVVFFVFFSGLSILWERTSLLIKTENLPLQKLLLNLPKIIYSFIVLSVTFIISGIVDGFVEWYLEKVAERTKTKVDEEFMSLFKRVSRIIIFFIGITIILNKFNQPITSILGAAGIASFAIAFAAQDTLSNMISGFFIIIDKPFKIGDRIKLATGEIGEVIEIGMKRTKILSPENNVIIISNSEIAKTRIVNFGFPDSKIKIRLKVGIQNLKDKEKIKDLFMEIVKKNNFFEKDTSEVYLTEFATSQAVFLLSFNILDYKKELNVVDKIIEEIKNKFEEEKIELLFVRRE from the coding sequence ATGAATGAAGCATTAAGAAACAATCTTCTAACAATTATTTACTTTGCAATAATAATCGTAATCTGTCTTATTGTTAAGTGGTTCTGGGAATATTTTTTGATAAGAGTTTCAAAGGGAAGAGAACTTGATTTAAAAATTTTGAAAAGGACAGGAAAGGGGGTTGTCTTTTTTGTATTTTTTTCTGGATTAAGTATTTTATGGGAAAGAACATCCCTTCTTATAAAAACAGAAAATTTACCTCTTCAAAAACTTCTTTTGAATCTTCCAAAAATTATCTATTCTTTTATTGTCCTTTCAGTTACTTTTATAATAAGCGGAATAGTTGATGGATTTGTTGAGTGGTATCTTGAAAAGGTTGCAGAGAGAACAAAAACAAAAGTGGATGAAGAATTTATGTCATTATTCAAAAGGGTTTCAAGAATAATAATATTTTTTATAGGCATTACAATAATTCTGAATAAATTCAATCAGCCAATAACAAGTATTCTTGGAGCGGCAGGAATTGCCTCTTTTGCTATTGCTTTTGCTGCTCAGGATACACTTTCAAATATGATTTCAGGTTTTTTTATTATAATTGACAAACCCTTTAAAATAGGAGATAGAATTAAACTTGCAACAGGAGAGATTGGAGAAGTTATAGAAATTGGAATGAAGAGGACAAAAATTTTATCACCTGAAAATAATGTAATTATTATTTCTAATTCTGAAATAGCAAAAACAAGAATTGTTAATTTTGGATTTCCAGATTCAAAAATTAAAATAAGATTGAAAGTAGGTATTCAGAATTTAAAAGATAAGGAAAAGATAAAAGATTTATTTATGGAAATAGTTAAGAAAAATAATTTTTTTGAAAAAGATACTAGCGAGGTTTATCTTACTGAATTTGCGACTTCTCAAGCAGTTTTTCTGTTAAGTTTCAATATTCTTGATTATAAAAAAGAACTTAATGTTGTTGATAAAATTATTGAAGAAATAAAGAATAAATTTGAAGAAGAAAAAATTGAATTGCTTTTTGTAAGAAGGGAGTAA
- the serS gene encoding serine--tRNA ligase, with translation MYPFKFVRENIELLKKVAELKNQKVDWERFEELDNERRRLIMFVEERKKWQKDLTEKISRSKEDKDAVSFLINQAKKYSDEIKETEKRLSEIEKEIEKIISFIPNIPHPSVPVGKSEKDNVIVREWGEIKEKKFNVLPHWEIGEKLGILDFPRGAKITGSFFPVFKGKGALLVRALINFMIDLHTKNGFKEVWVPSLVNRDSLFNTGQLPKLEDDMYYLERDDFFLIPTAEVPVTNLHKDEVLKEEDLPIYYVAYTPCFRREAGAYGKETKGLIRVHQFDKVELVKFVKPENSYDELESLLNEAEKVLQALNLPYRVVLLCTGELSFAGSKCYDIEVWCPGVGKYLEVSSCSNFESFQARRANIKYRKKDGKTDYVHTLNGSGVALPRTIIGIIENYQTENGEVIIPEVLRDYMKMDRLTLNE, from the coding sequence ATGTATCCTTTTAAATTTGTAAGAGAAAATATAGAACTGTTAAAAAAAGTGGCAGAATTGAAAAACCAGAAAGTTGACTGGGAAAGATTTGAAGAACTTGATAATGAGAGAAGAAGGTTGATAATGTTTGTTGAGGAAAGAAAGAAGTGGCAGAAGGACTTAACAGAAAAAATTTCAAGAAGTAAAGAAGATAAAGATGCAGTTTCTTTTTTGATAAATCAGGCAAAAAAATATTCTGATGAAATAAAGGAAACAGAAAAAAGATTAAGTGAAATTGAAAAAGAAATTGAAAAAATAATCTCTTTTATCCCAAATATTCCACATCCTTCTGTTCCTGTTGGAAAAAGTGAAAAAGATAATGTTATTGTGAGAGAATGGGGAGAAATAAAGGAGAAGAAATTTAATGTTCTTCCCCACTGGGAAATAGGTGAAAAACTTGGTATTTTAGATTTTCCAAGAGGTGCAAAAATTACAGGAAGTTTCTTTCCTGTCTTTAAAGGCAAAGGTGCTCTTCTTGTCAGGGCATTGATAAATTTTATGATTGATTTGCATACAAAAAACGGTTTTAAAGAGGTCTGGGTTCCTTCTCTTGTTAACAGAGATAGTTTATTCAATACAGGACAATTGCCAAAACTTGAAGATGATATGTATTACCTTGAAAGAGATGATTTCTTTTTAATCCCGACAGCAGAAGTTCCTGTGACAAATCTGCATAAGGATGAGGTTTTAAAAGAGGAAGATTTGCCGATTTATTATGTTGCATATACCCCATGTTTCAGAAGAGAAGCAGGAGCATATGGAAAAGAAACAAAAGGTCTTATAAGGGTTCATCAATTTGACAAAGTTGAACTTGTTAAATTTGTAAAGCCAGAGAATTCTTATGATGAACTTGAATCACTTTTAAATGAAGCGGAAAAAGTTCTTCAGGCATTAAATCTTCCTTACAGGGTTGTTCTTTTATGTACTGGGGAGTTGAGTTTTGCTGGAAGTAAATGTTATGATATTGAAGTATGGTGTCCAGGTGTTGGAAAATATCTTGAAGTTTCTTCTTGTTCTAATTTTGAAAGTTTTCAGGCAAGAAGGGCAAATATTAAGTACAGAAAGAAAGATGGTAAAACAGATTATGTTCACACTCTTAATGGTTCAGGAGTTGCTTTACCGAGAACCATAATAGGAATAATTGAAAATTATCAGACAGAAAATGGAGAAGTGATTATCCCTGAAGTTTTAAGAGATTATATGAAAATGGATAGGTTAACTCTAAATGAATGA
- a CDS encoding septum formation initiator family protein — MRKIRKNWFLIFTVFFTICCGIRLKTLISSYQTYRFYKNEIANLERENKNLQEKIEKIKNDPFYIEKILREEYGMIKEGELIIKTGE, encoded by the coding sequence ATGAGGAAAATAAGGAAGAACTGGTTTTTAATTTTTACAGTTTTTTTTACAATCTGCTGTGGAATAAGGTTAAAAACATTAATTTCTTCATATCAAACATACAGATTTTATAAAAATGAAATTGCAAACCTTGAAAGAGAAAATAAAAACCTTCAGGAGAAGATAGAAAAAATAAAAAATGACCCCTTTTATATTGAAAAGATATTGAGAGAGGAATACGGAATGATAAAAGAAGGTGAACTTATAATAAAAACAGGAGAATAA
- the eno gene encoding phosphopyruvate hydratase gives MEILSVYGRQILDSRGNPTVEVEVMLEDGTTGRAAVPSGASTGEREALELRDGDKEFLGKGVKNAIKNVNEIIGPEIEGESVFDQRGIDYKMIELDGTENKSRLGANAILGVSLAVSRAAANVLDVPLYFYIGGVYANVMPVPMCNVINGGLHADNNLDIQEFMIAPIGAKSFSDGYRMVAEVFQYLKKILKDKGYVTSVGDEGGFAPNLNKNEEAIQLIIQAIEKAGYTPGEEIYIALDTAASSLYEEGLYQFEGKKISSDELIDFYEKIVSKYPVYSIEDGLAENDWEGWKKLTEKLGNKIQLVGDDIFVTNPKIFKEGIRQKIANAILIKVNQIGTLTETLETIEMAKRAGYRTIISHRSGETEDTFIADLTVGTNAGQIKSGSLSRSERLCKYNQLLRIEENFGNTCKYYGEIIKEK, from the coding sequence ATGGAAATATTAAGTGTTTATGGAAGACAGATTCTTGATTCAAGGGGAAATCCAACAGTAGAGGTAGAAGTTATGCTTGAAGACGGAACAACAGGAAGAGCAGCAGTCCCTTCAGGGGCTTCAACAGGAGAAAGAGAAGCACTTGAATTGAGAGATGGAGATAAAGAATTTCTCGGGAAAGGAGTAAAAAATGCGATAAAAAATGTAAATGAAATTATAGGTCCTGAAATTGAAGGTGAAAGTGTTTTTGACCAGAGAGGTATTGATTATAAAATGATTGAACTTGATGGAACTGAAAATAAATCCCGTTTAGGAGCAAATGCTATTCTTGGTGTGAGTTTGGCTGTTTCCCGCGCTGCTGCAAATGTTCTGGATGTCCCATTATATTTCTATATTGGAGGAGTTTATGCAAATGTAATGCCTGTGCCAATGTGTAATGTTATAAATGGTGGATTACATGCAGACAATAACCTTGACATTCAGGAATTTATGATAGCACCAATTGGAGCAAAAAGTTTTAGTGATGGATATAGAATGGTTGCAGAGGTATTCCAGTATTTAAAAAAGATATTAAAGGATAAGGGATATGTAACTTCAGTTGGTGATGAAGGAGGTTTTGCTCCAAATTTAAATAAAAATGAAGAAGCAATACAACTTATAATACAGGCAATTGAAAAAGCAGGTTATACACCGGGAGAAGAGATTTATATTGCTCTTGATACTGCTGCTTCTTCTTTATATGAGGAAGGCCTTTATCAATTTGAAGGGAAAAAAATAAGTTCTGATGAGTTAATTGATTTCTATGAAAAAATTGTATCAAAATATCCTGTTTATTCTATTGAAGATGGACTTGCAGAAAATGACTGGGAAGGATGGAAAAAATTGACAGAAAAACTCGGAAATAAAATTCAACTTGTTGGAGATGATATATTTGTCACAAATCCTAAAATTTTCAAAGAGGGGATTAGACAGAAAATAGCAAATGCAATTTTAATAAAAGTTAATCAGATAGGAACACTCACAGAGACACTTGAGACAATTGAAATGGCAAAGAGGGCAGGATACAGAACAATAATATCTCACAGGTCTGGTGAAACAGAGGATACTTTTATAGCAGACCTTACAGTTGGAACAAATGCAGGGCAGATTAAAAGTGGTTCATTGAGCAGGTCTGAAAGATTGTGTAAATATAATCAACTTTTGAGAATAGAAGAGAATTTTGGAAATACATGCAAATATTACGGTGAAATAATTAAAGAAAAATGA